The sequence GTGACGCTGGTCGATCTGAAAGAGACACCGATCGAGTCCATCACCAGGTCGGGCATCACCACCACCGACACCGAGTACACCCTCGACACGCTGGTGTTCGCCACCGGCTTCGACGCCATGACCGGCGCCCTCGATCGAATGCGCATTGTGGGACGGGCGGGTGTGTCCCTCGCCGAGTGCTGGAGCGAAGGGCCCAAGACGTATCTCGGAGTCGGTGTTCCGGGGTTCCCCAACATGTTCGTCGTGACCGGCCCGGGTAGCCCGTCGGTGCTGGCCAACATGGTGCTGGGTGCCGAACAGCACATCGACTGGATCGCGGCCTGCATCGAGCACCTGTGGGAGAACGACTACGACGCGATCGAGGCGACCGTCCCGGCTACGGACCGTTGGGTGGAGCATTGCCGGGAGCTGGCGTCCACCACTCTCTTCCCCCTGGCCAATTCGTGGTACATGGGTGCGAACATTCCGGGGAAGCCTCGCGTCTTCATGCCGTATATCGGCGGCTTCGGTGCGTACGGCAAGATCTTGGCCGAAGTCGCGGACGAGGGATTTCGGGGTTTCGACTTCTGCCGGTCTCGCACTCGGTTGGCCGACCGGGTGGGATAGTTCCCGAGACAATGGTCAGCCGCGCAGGCAATTGCCTGCGCGGCTGACTGTTTCGTGAGAGAAAGCACCAAAGTTAGTCGGGAAGAGCGTAGGTGGCCCAGGCCTGAGCGAGCACGTCACCGCCGAGCGTGCACGTGACGGTGACGTCCACCATTCGGGTGCCGTCCTGGACGTAGGTCTGCTGCACGGCAGCGGAATACCGGGCGCCGGTGGTGATCTCTCGCCGAATACGGGTACGGAACCGGCGCAAGGTTCCGAAATGCCGATCGGCACAGTGTTGCTCGAGTAGGTCGGCTGCGGCGTCGGCGGGCCCTGAACCGACGACATTGGACCAGAATTCGACGACGAGCCTCTCGTCGGAATCCCGGCCCTGCACCAGCACCTCGGTGCCGTCCGTCCGGGACTGCACGCGAAGGTCCTCGCGCATCTGATCCGGGTGCAGAAAGACATAGTCCTGCTCGACGGCCCTCGGCGGAAGAGCTGTGCCGGGGGTGCGAGAGCCGTCGCAGAGGTGCCGAATCCAGGCTGTGCGGGTGTGTGTCGTGGTGGCGGCGGCCATCGGTCCTCCCGATGTCGAGGGTGTGCGTGAAGTGCACGCTAATCGTGCTGGGCTCGCACGACGGCCGCGTTCCCTGTCAACGGGAGGGGAACCGGGTTCTTTGCGAAAGATTCTCGCTCAGTGGGAGAGCTGGGTACCGCACCGGACTCGACGAGCCGACTATGAGCTGCACCACACCCCGAGGGTGTTCTTGACGTACAGCGAGGCGGAGGTAGACATGGTGCGCAATGGTGCCGTAGACGGTGACGAAGTTCGGATGATCGAGGTAGGTTCTGCCCCCACGCGATTCGCGCGCGGGTGGCATTGCCTGGGTTTGGCCAAGACGTTCCGGGACGGCGCCCCGCATCAGGTCGATGCGTTCGGCACGTCCCTGGTGGTGTTCGAGACCTCCGACGGCACCCTCAGTGTGCTGGACGCGTATTGCCGGCACATGGGCGGCAACCTCGCGCAGGGCACCGTCAAGGGTGACTCCATCGCCTGCCCGTTCCACGACTGGCGCTGGGGCAGCAATGGCAAGTGCACGGGAATTCCCTACGCACGACGCGTTCCCCCTCTCGCACGCACCCGGGCCTGGACCACGCTCGAGCGCAACGGGCAGCTCTACGTCTGGAACGACCCGCAGGGCAACCCGCCGCCGGCCGACGTGACGATCCCCGAGATCGACGGCGTCGGGTCTTCGGAGTGGACCGACTGGACCTGGAACTCGTTGCTGGTGGAGGGTTCGCACTGTCGCGAGATCGTCGACAACGTGGTCGACATGGCGCACTTCTACTACGTCCACTTCTCGTTCCCGCGCTACTTCAAGAATGTGTTCGAGGGGCACGTCGCCACCCAGTACATGCGGTCGACGCCACGCCACGACATCTCGGTGGGCACCAGCTACGACGACCCCAACTCCACGCTGCGCTCGGACGCGTCGTACTTCGGCCCGTCCTACATGATCGACAAGCTGTGGAGTGAGGCGAACGGCATGATGATCGAGACGGTGCTCATCAACTGCCACTATCCGGTGACGTCCAACTCGTTCGTGCTGCAGTGGGGCGCCATGGTCAAGAAGCCCGAGGGCCTGTCGGACGAGATGGCCAACGGCATGGCGGCCCAATTCGCCGAGGGCGTCGAGCTCGGGTTCAAGCAGGACGTCGACATCTGGCTCAACAAGTCGCGTATCGACAACCCGCTGCTGTCGGAGGAAGACGGGCCGGTGTATCAGCTGCGCCGCTGGTACCAGCAGTTCTACGTGGATGTCGAGGACATCACCGAAGACATGACCAAGCGCTTCGAGTTCGAGATCGACACCACCCGGGCGGTGCAGAGCTGGGAGGCGGAGGTTGCCGACAACCTCGCCAACGGCGTCGTACCGCTCGACACCCACGCCTGAGCGGGCTCACAGACAAAGGACACGAACGATGACCTACGAGGTTCTCGACAACATCATGGCCATCGCGGATGAGCTCCGCGACCAGGCTCCCGAGGCCGAGCGTATCGGCCGGCTGCCCGACGACACCGCGAAGAAGCTCCGCGAAGCCGGGCCGATCAAGCTTCTGCAACCGGCGAATTACGGCGGATTCGAGGCACATCCACGCGCATTCGCGGAAACAGTGATGGCCGCTGCCGCCCTCGACCCCGCCACGGGCTGGGTGTGCGGCATCGTCGGCGTCCACCCGTGGCAACTGGCGTTCGCCGACCCGAGAGTGCAGGAGGAGGTGTGGGGTCGGGACACCGACACGTGGATGGCCTCGCCATACGCGCCCACCGGCATCGCGACGCCGGTCGACGGTGGCTACCTCTTCAACGGGCGCTGGCAGTTCTCGTCCGGCACCGATCATTGCGACTGGATTTTTTTGGGCGCCATGCTGGGCGACAAGGACGGCGCGATGGCGTTGCCGCCGAAGATGCTGCACATGATTCTTCCGCGCAGTGACTACGAGATCGTCGAGGATTCGTGGAATGTCGTCGGGCTGAAGGGTACCGGTTCCAAGGACATCATCGTCCGGAACGCCTTCGTCCCCGATTACCGCGTCATGGACGCCGACGAGGTCATGAACGGCACGGCGGTGCAGAAGTTCGGCCGCACCGAGACGCTGTACAACATGCCGTGGTCGACGATGTTCCCGCTCGGCATCTCCTCGGCCGTCGTGGGAATAGCGGAGGGCGCCCTCGCCGCGCACCTCGACTATCAGCGCGACCGCGTCGGGGCCCAGGGCACCGCGATCAAGGACGACCCTTACGTGCTGTTCGCCGTCGGCGAGGCCGCGGCCGACATCAATGCGG comes from Rhodococcus oxybenzonivorans and encodes:
- a CDS encoding Rieske 2Fe-2S domain-containing protein, which codes for MVRNGAVDGDEVRMIEVGSAPTRFARGWHCLGLAKTFRDGAPHQVDAFGTSLVVFETSDGTLSVLDAYCRHMGGNLAQGTVKGDSIACPFHDWRWGSNGKCTGIPYARRVPPLARTRAWTTLERNGQLYVWNDPQGNPPPADVTIPEIDGVGSSEWTDWTWNSLLVEGSHCREIVDNVVDMAHFYYVHFSFPRYFKNVFEGHVATQYMRSTPRHDISVGTSYDDPNSTLRSDASYFGPSYMIDKLWSEANGMMIETVLINCHYPVTSNSFVLQWGAMVKKPEGLSDEMANGMAAQFAEGVELGFKQDVDIWLNKSRIDNPLLSEEDGPVYQLRRWYQQFYVDVEDITEDMTKRFEFEIDTTRAVQSWEAEVADNLANGVVPLDTHA
- a CDS encoding acyl-CoA dehydrogenase family protein, whose protein sequence is MTYEVLDNIMAIADELRDQAPEAERIGRLPDDTAKKLREAGPIKLLQPANYGGFEAHPRAFAETVMAAAALDPATGWVCGIVGVHPWQLAFADPRVQEEVWGRDTDTWMASPYAPTGIATPVDGGYLFNGRWQFSSGTDHCDWIFLGAMLGDKDGAMALPPKMLHMILPRSDYEIVEDSWNVVGLKGTGSKDIIVRNAFVPDYRVMDADEVMNGTAVQKFGRTETLYNMPWSTMFPLGISSAVVGIAEGALAAHLDYQRDRVGAQGTAIKDDPYVLFAVGEAAADINAARQELLANVDKIWDLVESGKEVSFEDRAAGRRTQVRAAWRAVTAVDQIFARSGGNALRMDKPLQRYWRDAHAGLAHAIHVPSTVYHASALSSLGLDPADNLKSMI